The Neochlamydia sp. S13 genome has a segment encoding these proteins:
- a CDS encoding host attachment protein, with protein sequence MPHTLTWIVVANSSKAKIYRLAKFPKIEELLVLNHPESRLQDQVLEGRKPGRNFQSGGTTRHAYEPETDPKEVEKEKFARSLGDYICAAHYKGEFTRLYLMANPAFLGLVRHHINTSTQKTIVAEVAKDLTDCPIPEIEHHLVNI encoded by the coding sequence ATGCCACATACCTTAACTTGGATCGTAGTTGCCAATAGCTCGAAAGCTAAGATTTATCGTTTAGCAAAGTTTCCTAAAATTGAAGAACTTCTTGTCCTCAATCACCCTGAAAGCCGCTTACAAGATCAGGTTTTAGAAGGGAGAAAACCTGGACGTAACTTTCAAAGTGGAGGCACCACTCGTCATGCTTATGAACCTGAAACGGATCCTAAAGAGGTTGAAAAGGAGAAATTTGCTAGATCCTTAGGAGATTATATCTGCGCTGCCCATTATAAAGGTGAATTTACACGGCTTTATTTAATGGCTAATCCGGCGTTTTTAGGATTAGTGCGCCATCATATAAATACTAGCACACAAAAAACTATAGTGGCTGAAGTGGCCAAAGATTTGACGGATTGTCCCATCCCTGAAATCGAACATCATCTAGTTAATATATAA
- the rpsO gene encoding 30S ribosomal protein S15, translated as MSLDKGTKEEITKKFQLHEKDTGSADVQIAILTERIAELNEHLKRSPKDHASRLALFKHVGLRRRLLDYLNSTDTLRYLSLIKKLKLRK; from the coding sequence ATGTCTCTAGACAAAGGAACGAAAGAAGAGATTACAAAAAAATTTCAGCTTCATGAAAAAGACACAGGCTCCGCTGACGTCCAGATCGCTATTTTAACAGAGCGTATTGCTGAATTAAATGAGCACCTTAAGCGTTCTCCTAAAGATCACGCTTCTAGGCTAGCTCTCTTTAAGCATGTTGGCCTAAGAAGACGTTTATTGGATTATTTAAACTCAACCGACACTTTGCGCTACTTGTCGCTTATTAAAAAGTTAAAATTAAGAAAGTAA
- the pnp gene encoding polyribonucleotide nucleotidyltransferase yields the protein MQPHLMKVKVGEQELIFETGKIGKQANGAVLIKAGETYLFNSACAAANAADNIDFFPLKVDYQEKFSAVGKTISGFIKREGRPSEKETLISRLIDRPIRPMFPEGYYNEVQLLSYVWSYDGINMTEPLAICGISAALVISDIPLLKPIAGVRIGLIDGKWLVNPTQEQMTKSKLDLMLAGTEDAILMIEGHCDFLTEDQLMEAIEVGHNSIKIICQALLNWQKEIGKEKNLTTLRSLPTELIGEVEKLATPLLEPALRSNLKQDREEKLNAMRKAVVDTLLPEGEEPKYSVNQVNAALKDLQSKYMRKMILEENIRSDGRDSKQIRSIDIEQGLLPRTHGSSLFTRGETQAVGVCTLGGEAMSQRYEDLDEESSRRFYLQYFFPPFSVGEVGRIGAPGRREIGHGKLAERALSAIIPARDIFPYTMRLESTITESNGSSSMATVCAGCLSMMDAGVPIKRPIAGIAMGLILEEGRYKILSDILGIEDALGDMDFKIAGDQHGITAFQMDIKVEGITPAIMQAALNQAKEGRIHILNKMLEVCPTFKPQMSIYAPRIETMQIKPSKIATVIGPGGKQIRAIIEASGVEIDINDDGLISIASTNLEGIEKAKAIIHGLTAEVEIGRTYTGKVTSVVAFGAFIEILPGKEGLCHISEFEHTRIENLADHVKQGEVISVKVLDINERGQLKLSRKALLSK from the coding sequence ATGCAACCACACCTCATGAAGGTTAAAGTAGGCGAGCAAGAACTAATATTTGAAACAGGAAAAATTGGTAAACAAGCCAATGGGGCTGTTTTAATAAAAGCAGGCGAAACTTATCTTTTTAATAGCGCTTGTGCGGCAGCTAACGCGGCTGATAATATTGATTTTTTCCCTTTGAAAGTTGATTACCAAGAAAAATTTTCTGCGGTGGGTAAAACGATTAGCGGCTTTATAAAAAGAGAAGGGCGCCCTTCCGAGAAAGAAACCCTTATTTCACGCCTTATAGACCGTCCAATACGTCCCATGTTTCCCGAAGGCTATTATAATGAAGTTCAATTATTGTCTTACGTATGGTCTTACGATGGCATTAATATGACAGAGCCATTGGCAATCTGTGGCATTTCAGCCGCTTTAGTGATCTCCGATATTCCCTTATTAAAACCTATAGCTGGTGTACGTATTGGCTTAATAGATGGGAAGTGGCTTGTCAACCCCACTCAAGAGCAGATGACCAAATCTAAATTAGATTTAATGTTAGCAGGAACCGAAGATGCTATTCTTATGATCGAAGGCCACTGTGATTTTCTGACCGAAGATCAACTCATGGAAGCCATTGAAGTGGGCCATAATAGTATCAAAATTATTTGCCAAGCTCTACTCAATTGGCAAAAAGAGATTGGTAAAGAAAAAAATCTGACCACCCTTAGAAGCTTGCCTACAGAACTCATAGGAGAAGTTGAAAAACTTGCTACGCCTCTTTTAGAACCTGCTTTAAGAAGCAATCTAAAGCAAGATCGTGAAGAAAAATTGAATGCTATGAGAAAAGCTGTGGTAGATACCCTTTTACCTGAAGGAGAAGAACCTAAATATTCCGTTAACCAGGTTAATGCGGCTCTTAAAGATCTTCAGTCTAAATACATGCGTAAAATGATCTTAGAAGAAAATATTCGTAGCGATGGACGTGACAGTAAACAGATTCGTTCAATAGATATCGAGCAAGGCCTTCTGCCTCGTACGCACGGTAGTTCATTATTTACACGCGGTGAAACACAAGCGGTAGGTGTATGTACATTAGGTGGGGAAGCTATGTCTCAAAGATATGAAGATCTCGATGAAGAGAGTAGCCGTAGATTTTATCTTCAATATTTCTTCCCTCCCTTCTCTGTAGGAGAAGTAGGACGCATAGGCGCCCCAGGACGCCGTGAAATTGGCCATGGAAAATTAGCAGAAAGAGCTTTGTCAGCTATTATACCTGCTCGAGATATCTTTCCTTATACCATGCGCTTAGAATCCACCATTACAGAATCCAATGGTTCCTCATCGATGGCTACAGTATGTGCTGGCTGTCTTTCTATGATGGATGCAGGAGTACCTATTAAACGTCCAATTGCAGGAATTGCCATGGGATTGATCTTAGAAGAGGGACGGTACAAAATTTTGTCTGACATATTGGGAATCGAAGATGCTTTAGGCGACATGGACTTTAAAATTGCTGGTGATCAGCATGGCATTACAGCCTTCCAAATGGATATCAAAGTAGAAGGTATTACCCCTGCTATTATGCAAGCGGCTCTAAATCAAGCTAAAGAAGGTAGAATTCATATCCTTAACAAGATGTTGGAAGTTTGTCCTACTTTCAAACCGCAGATGTCTATCTATGCCCCGCGTATTGAAACCATGCAAATTAAACCTAGTAAGATTGCAACAGTGATAGGTCCAGGGGGAAAACAAATTCGAGCTATTATCGAAGCCTCCGGGGTAGAAATTGATATCAACGATGATGGTTTGATTAGCATAGCCTCTACAAACTTAGAAGGTATTGAAAAAGCCAAAGCTATTATTCATGGCCTAACAGCTGAAGTAGAAATAGGTAGAACATATACAGGTAAAGTTACCTCTGTAGTAGCTTTTGGAGCATTTATAGAAATTTTACCGGGTAAAGAAGGATTATGCCATATCTCTGAATTTGAACATACACGCATTGAAAACTTAGCCGATCATGTCAAACAAGGAGAAGTAATCTCTGTAAAAGTTTTAGATATCAACGAACGTGGCCAGCTTAAGTTAAGCCGCAAAGCCCTTCTTAGTAAATAA
- the tadA gene encoding tRNA adenosine(34) deaminase TadA has translation MLFPFTFKPQSEDEKFMLEALKEAWKAFRQGEVPIGAVLVHEGQVISRGYNQVELLKDATAHAEMLCITAGAGAMENWRLTGTTLYTTIEPCCMCAGAMFLSRISTLVWGAPDLRHGANGSWMDVFEKVHPTHNLNIKRGILEEYGAALMRDFFKKCRQEKKALTDE, from the coding sequence ATGCTTTTTCCTTTTACGTTTAAGCCTCAGTCAGAAGACGAAAAATTTATGCTTGAAGCATTGAAAGAGGCATGGAAAGCTTTCAGGCAGGGCGAAGTTCCTATAGGGGCTGTTCTGGTGCATGAAGGACAAGTAATCTCTAGGGGATATAACCAAGTAGAACTGCTCAAAGATGCTACTGCTCATGCAGAAATGCTATGCATTACTGCAGGGGCAGGGGCAATGGAGAACTGGCGGTTGACTGGCACCACACTTTATACCACCATAGAGCCCTGTTGTATGTGTGCAGGAGCTATGTTTTTATCAAGAATTTCCACTCTAGTATGGGGGGCACCTGATTTACGCCATGGGGCTAATGGGAGTTGGATGGATGTGTTTGAGAAGGTTCATCCTACGCACAATCTTAACATTAAAAGAGGCATTCTAGAGGAATATGGAGCCGCCCTCATGCGTGATTTTTTTAAAAAATGTCGCCAAGAAAAAAAGGCTTTGACTGACGAATAG
- a CDS encoding F-box/WD40 repeat-containing protein translates to MHSAFFPSSPLSSSFFSLPEELYLHLFSYFNAKELCQLQRVCKYFQRMIEDPYLWSKRLKKDYNYHFTSYQKQANLFYKNQGRLPMQVAGLLPLSSYSDNWKTKYRNLVKIKTNMVNGEYTFSTLREHGSYVKCLKIVNGSLYSGSIDSNISIWNIGNQEQQTILKGHKSSVNCLKTGYGHLFSGSSDKAIRLWNIQTKKSQRVFHGHEGIVTCLKIDNGMLYSGSSDNTIRIWDIETQQQLTVLKGHTCRIECLKLINGLLFSGAQDRTIGCWDIERGKEICWLKHDNWVTCMKVAHGKLFSGSAWENTKVKIWDIKKGLITHLPTEDDWGITDLKKMGNNIISSSGTGSIKIWDANTEQCLLTLNGHTRRVNNLQIAYGKIISTSDDTTIRIWDSLKSQSMVTLRENTEKTTCLKVRHGRILTGHATGSICEWDFRDSVLQDESPSLLL, encoded by the coding sequence ATGCACTCTGCTTTTTTTCCTTCTTCTCCTTTATCCTCTTCCTTTTTTTCTTTGCCTGAGGAATTGTATTTGCATCTCTTTTCCTACTTTAATGCGAAAGAATTATGTCAGCTTCAGCGAGTATGCAAATATTTCCAAAGAATGATCGAAGATCCTTATCTGTGGAGCAAACGCTTAAAAAAAGATTACAACTATCACTTCACCTCTTACCAAAAGCAAGCCAATCTATTTTATAAGAATCAAGGCCGGTTACCTATGCAGGTAGCAGGGCTTCTCCCCCTCTCTTCTTACTCTGACAATTGGAAAACAAAGTATCGTAATCTAGTAAAAATAAAAACAAACATGGTTAATGGAGAATACACTTTCTCTACTTTACGAGAGCATGGCTCGTATGTTAAATGCTTAAAAATAGTGAATGGCTCGCTTTATAGTGGCTCTATTGACAGCAACATAAGCATTTGGAACATAGGTAATCAAGAGCAGCAAACTATTCTGAAAGGGCACAAATCTAGCGTGAATTGCCTTAAAACTGGGTATGGTCACCTCTTTAGTGGTTCTAGCGATAAAGCAATTCGCCTGTGGAATATTCAAACAAAAAAAAGCCAACGTGTTTTTCATGGGCATGAAGGCATCGTTACTTGCCTGAAAATAGACAATGGTATGCTATATAGTGGGTCTAGTGACAATACCATACGCATATGGGATATTGAGACTCAGCAACAGCTTACCGTATTAAAAGGGCATACTTGTAGAATTGAATGCTTAAAGCTAATTAATGGCCTGCTCTTTAGTGGTGCGCAAGACAGGACTATAGGATGTTGGGATATTGAAAGAGGAAAAGAGATTTGTTGGTTGAAGCACGACAACTGGGTGACATGTATGAAAGTGGCTCATGGCAAACTTTTTAGTGGCTCAGCCTGGGAAAATACAAAGGTAAAAATATGGGACATAAAAAAAGGGCTGATAACCCATTTACCTACGGAAGATGATTGGGGAATTACAGACTTAAAAAAAATGGGTAATAATATAATTAGCAGCTCGGGAACAGGTTCGATAAAAATATGGGATGCTAATACAGAGCAATGCCTCCTTACTTTAAATGGGCATACGAGAAGAGTTAATAATCTTCAAATTGCCTATGGAAAAATCATCAGCACTTCTGATGATACAACCATACGAATCTGGGACTCTCTAAAATCACAATCAATGGTGACCTTAAGAGAAAACACTGAAAAGACAACCTGTCTTAAAGTAAGACATGGAAGAATATTGACCGGCCATGCCACTGGTTCTATCTGTGAATGGGATTTTAGAGATTCTGTTCTTCAAGATGAAAGCCCTTCTCTTCTTCTCTAA
- a CDS encoding leucine-rich repeat domain-containing protein, translating into MQALTQTSSLDSRSCPDFLESHLTGQNDYDLSIPSNEGIKDAAKSVSEISQKINQLKEIKQLCEFIVKNVYLKGRIYVQYSRSLKGHTIARHILHTYLNHDFSNPKEAERICLKDIMQQIEQIQFLELSGAKLTNLPAYFKYLTGLQHLNLCANNLTSLPSELKELVNLQELNLNGNHSFEELPPFLDNMNLKVIKIGNTKVNKASVKLQGIIDPGAMIQTWIKI; encoded by the coding sequence ATGCAAGCATTAACACAAACCTCTAGTTTAGATTCCCGATCCTGTCCTGATTTCCTTGAATCTCATTTAACTGGGCAGAATGATTATGATCTATCGATTCCTTCTAATGAGGGCATAAAAGATGCAGCAAAAAGTGTTAGTGAGATATCCCAGAAAATTAATCAGTTAAAAGAAATCAAGCAACTGTGTGAATTTATTGTTAAGAATGTGTATCTGAAAGGTCGTATCTATGTGCAGTATTCGAGAAGTTTAAAAGGTCACACGATAGCTCGACATATTCTGCACACATACTTAAACCATGATTTTTCTAATCCGAAAGAAGCTGAAAGAATATGCTTAAAAGATATCATGCAGCAAATTGAACAAATCCAGTTTTTAGAACTGAGTGGCGCAAAGTTAACAAATTTACCTGCTTATTTTAAATACCTGACAGGCTTACAGCATTTAAATCTTTGCGCTAATAATTTAACTTCTTTACCTTCTGAACTAAAAGAATTGGTTAATTTACAAGAGCTAAATCTGAATGGAAATCATTCATTTGAAGAACTGCCTCCTTTTTTAGACAACATGAATTTAAAAGTCATTAAAATTGGTAACACGAAGGTCAATAAAGCTTCTGTAAAACTCCAGGGCATTATTGATCCAGGTGCAATGATTCAAACATGGATAAAAATCTAA